One segment of Erigeron canadensis isolate Cc75 chromosome 2, C_canadensis_v1, whole genome shotgun sequence DNA contains the following:
- the LOC122589461 gene encoding microtubule-associated protein RP/EB family member 1B-like isoform X2: MSSNIGRNEIIAWINAKLHLNLTKIEQAASGVVQCQLIDMTFPGVVPMHKVHVDAKTEYDMIQNYKVLQDVFNKLKIDKHIEVNRLIKGRPLDNLEFLQWLKRYCDSANDGIVNENYNPVERRSKFSKAKSIKSSQKNLKSLQTKNSRNPESDAPRKISVGTKQRKTGVVAVESVASDEIRVSSNEIKETKLSMNLLKKERDYYYSKLRDIEILFQSPQVQNIPMTSQDLLKLKKFYLPNDEELLVIV, from the exons ATGAGTAGCAATATTGGAAGGAATGAGATTATTGCATGGATTAATGCCAAACTTCATCTCAATCTTACTAAGATTGAacag GCTGCTTCAGGTGTTGTGCAGTGTCAATTGATAGACATGACTTTTCCAGGGGTTGTTCCTATGCATAAG GTACATGTTGATGCAAAGACAGAATATGATATGATCCAAAACTATAAAGTGTTGCAGGATGTATTTAACAAACTGAAAATCGATAAG CATATCGAAGTTAACAGACTTATCAAGGGACGACCGTTGGACAATTTGGAGTTTTTACAATGGTTGAAACGCTATTGTGATTCTGCAAATGATGGCATCGTCAATGA GAACTATAATCCGGTAGAACGTAGAAGTAAGTTTTCTAAGGCAAAAAGCATAAAGAGTTCCCAGAAAAACTTGAAATCTTTACAAACAAAGAACTCCCGCAACCCTGAGTCAGATGCACCCCGGAAGATTTCTGTAGggacaaaacaaagaaaaacagGTGTAGTTGCAGTGGAGTCTGTTGCTTCAGATGAGATCCGGGTATCGTCTAATGAG ATCAAGGAGACGAAGCTTTCCATGAACcttttaaagaaagaaagagattaTTATTACTCAAAACTTCGAGATATTGAGATACTTTTTCAATCCCCTCAAGTGCAAAATATCCCG ATGACGAGTCAGGACTTGCTGAAGCTCAAGAAATTTTATCTGCCAAACGATGAAGAATTGTTGGTGATTGTGTAA
- the LOC122589461 gene encoding microtubule-associated protein RP/EB family member 1B-like isoform X1, whose product MSSNIGRNEIIAWINAKLHLNLTKIEQAASGVVQCQLIDMTFPGVVPMHKVHVDAKTEYDMIQNYKVLQDVFNKLKIDKHIEVNRLIKGRPLDNLEFLQWLKRYCDSANDGIVNENYNPVERRSKFSKAKSIKSSQKNLKSLQTKNSRNPESDAPRKISVGTKQRKTGVVAVESVASDEIRVSSNEIKETKLSMNLLKKERDYYYSKLRDIEILFQSPQVQNIPMVVAVKKILYAVDDESGLAEAQEILSAKR is encoded by the exons ATGAGTAGCAATATTGGAAGGAATGAGATTATTGCATGGATTAATGCCAAACTTCATCTCAATCTTACTAAGATTGAacag GCTGCTTCAGGTGTTGTGCAGTGTCAATTGATAGACATGACTTTTCCAGGGGTTGTTCCTATGCATAAG GTACATGTTGATGCAAAGACAGAATATGATATGATCCAAAACTATAAAGTGTTGCAGGATGTATTTAACAAACTGAAAATCGATAAG CATATCGAAGTTAACAGACTTATCAAGGGACGACCGTTGGACAATTTGGAGTTTTTACAATGGTTGAAACGCTATTGTGATTCTGCAAATGATGGCATCGTCAATGA GAACTATAATCCGGTAGAACGTAGAAGTAAGTTTTCTAAGGCAAAAAGCATAAAGAGTTCCCAGAAAAACTTGAAATCTTTACAAACAAAGAACTCCCGCAACCCTGAGTCAGATGCACCCCGGAAGATTTCTGTAGggacaaaacaaagaaaaacagGTGTAGTTGCAGTGGAGTCTGTTGCTTCAGATGAGATCCGGGTATCGTCTAATGAG ATCAAGGAGACGAAGCTTTCCATGAACcttttaaagaaagaaagagattaTTATTACTCAAAACTTCGAGATATTGAGATACTTTTTCAATCCCCTCAAGTGCAAAATATCCCG ATGGTTGTGGCAGTAAAAAAGATACTTTATGCTGTAGATGACGAGTCAGGACTTGCTGAAGCTCAAGAAATTTTATCTGCCAAACGATGA
- the LOC122590138 gene encoding transcription factor ILI6-like codes for MPFLKQLYIQFMRKTVLQGMSSPRKRSMKDPTNPHAELNDLVIKLQEFLPASSSTGDSREKIAAIIKETCKYIRRLQKEVKNIGERLSLLLDSMENNGLDVDILRNLLQQ; via the exons ATGCCCTTTTTAAAGCAACTCTATATTCAGTTCATGAGAAAAACTGTACTTCAAGGTATGTCTAGTCCTAGAAAGCGATCTATGAAAGATCCAACTAATCCTCACGCCGAGCTCAATGACCTTGTCATAAAGTTACAAGAATTTCTCCCAGCTTCAAGTTCCACAGGCGATAGCAGG GAAAAGATAGCAGCTATTATCAAGGAGACATGCAAATACATAAGGAGGCTGCAAAAAGAGGTGAAGAATATAGGAGAAAGACTATCCTTACTATTGGATTCTATGGAAAACAATGGTCTTGATGTAGACATCCTCAGAAATCTTCTACAACAATAA
- the LOC122589369 gene encoding F-box/kelch-repeat protein At1g74510-like, which yields MLEGPTFLVSRELPSACEQESKWAYNAYCVTELSKGKRYLDDGGETKAGLKKSCRTSEKGSLSISLLKSEQSNSQEQEDQSDTSSLISQIGRDLSINCLLRSSRSDYGSIASLNSAFRSVVRGGELYRLRRCMGIIEHWVYFSCNLFEWEAFDPIRCNWMRLPTMDCNECFMCSDKESLAVGTELLVFGKEIETHVVYKYSIVTNSWSPGSKTNTPRCLFGSASLGKIAIVAGGCGPSGNILSSAELYNSETGTWVTLPNMNKPRKMCSGVFMDSKFYVVGGIGEENNKELTCGEVYNIETGTWTEIPNMFPVLTGAGGQDAPPTAKAPPLLAVVKNELYAACYEEQDVKKYIKDQNIWVRVGGLPERASSMNGWGLAFRACGDQLIVIGGPRASYGGMIELNSWIPDENPPQWNLLAKKPSGGFVYNCAVMGC from the coding sequence ATGTTGGAGGGTCCAACTTTTCTTGTTTCAAGAGAATTGCCGAGTGCTTGTGAACAAGAAAGCAAATGGGCTTATAATGCATATTGTGTCACCGAGCTTTCAAAAGGAAAGCGTTATCTTGATGATGGAGGAGAAACGAAAGCAGGTTTAAAAAAATCATGCAGAACTTCCGAGAAAGGAAGTTTGTCCATTTCACTTTTGAAATCTGAACAATCGAACAGTCAAGAACAAGAGGATCAATCAGATACAAGTTCACTAATCAGCCAAATTGGTCGAGACCTCTCAATCAATTGTCTTTTGCGCAGCTCGAGGTCTGATTACGGATCGATCGCGTCCCTAAACAGTGCGTTTCGGTCTGTGGTTCGTGGTGGTGAACTCTATAGGCTAAGAAGATGTATGGGTATTATAGAACACTGGGTATACTTTTCGTGTAACCTTTTTGAGTGGGAGGCTTTTGACCCGATCCGCTGTAACTGGATGCGTCTGCCTACCATGGACTGCAATGAATGCTTCATGTGCTCAGATAAAGAATCTTTAGCTGTAGGCACTGAACTGCTCGTGTTTGGTAAAGAAATAGAAACACACGTAGTATATAAATATAGCATTGTAACTAACTCATGGTCACCTGGCTCAAAGACCAATACTCCTAGATGTCTGTTTGGGTCTGCAAGTCTTGGCAAGATAGCTATTGTAGCTGGTGGGTGTGGTCCATCTGGCAACATTTTGAGTTCGGCTGAACTTTATAATTCAGAAACCGGGACTTGGGTGACCCTCCCTAACATGAATAAACCCAGAAAAATGTGTTCTGGGGTATTTATGGATTCAAAATTTTACGTTGTTGGTGGAATAGGCGAGGAAAACAACAAAGAGTTAACATGTGGGGAAGTTTATAATATAGAAACCGGTACTTGGACAGAGATTCCCAATATGTTTCCAGTACTAACAGGTGCAGGGGGTCAGGATGCACCTCCAACCGCCAAAGCACCTCCTTTATTAGCAGTTGTAAAAAATGAATTATATGCAGCTTGTTATGAAGAACAggatgttaaaaaatatattaaggaTCAGAATATTTGGGTCAGAGTGGGTGGGTTGCCAGAAAGAGCGAGCTCTATGAATGGATGGGGACTTGCTTTTCGTGCTTGTGGTGATCAGCTTATTGTTATTGGCGGACCGAGGGCTTCTTATGGGGGTATGATAGAGCTGAATTCTTGGATACCTGATGAAAACCCGCCTCAATGGAACTTGCTTGCTAAAAAGCCATCCGGTGGTTTTGTATATAATTGTGCTGTGATGGGATGTTGA